The genome window GATGCCATTGGTGATCGAGTACGTGAACGGCATCATCACCATCGTCACGAACGCCGGAATCGCGATCGTATAGTCGGCCCAATCGATCTCGCGGACGGAGTTCGCGAGGATCAGGAACCCGACGGCGAGCAGCGCCGGGGTCGCCGCCTGGGAGGGAACCATCGTGGCGACCGGCGTCAGGAACAGCGCGACCGCGAACAACGCACCGGTCACCACATTCGCGAAACCGGTGCGCGCCCCCTCGCCCACGCCCGCCGTCGACTCCACGAAGCAGGTCGTGGCGGACGAGGAGCTGGCGCCACCGGCGGCGACGGCGATGCCGTCGACGAACAGCACCTTGTTGATCCCCGGCATCTGACCGTCCGCGTCGGTCAGCTTGGCCTCGTCGCCGACGCCCATGATCGTGCCCATCGCGTCGAAGAAGCACGACAGCAGGACCGTGAAGACGAAGAGGACGCCGGTCAGCACACCGACCTTCGAGAAGCCGCCGAAGAGACTGACCTCACCGATCAGCCCGAAGTCGGGGGTCGCGACCGGGTTGCCGGGCCACTTCGGCGTCGTCAGCCCCCAGGACCCGGCCGGCAGCTTGGCGACGGCCTCGATCACGACCGCGAGCAGCGTCATCGCGACGATCGAGATCAGGATCGCCCCCGGCACCTTGCGCACGATCAGCGCGAGCGTCAACAGCGCGCCGAGCACGAAGACCAGCACCGGCCAGCCGTTCAGATGGCCGTCCGCGCCCAGCTGCAACGGCACGGTCGTGTGCGCGGCGTCCGGGATACGGGTGACGAAACCGGAGTCCACCAGCCCGATCAGCATGATGAACAGACCGATACCGATGGAGATGCCCTTGCGCAGGCTCAGCGGCACGGCGTTCATCACGCGCTCCCGCAGCCCCGTCGCGACCAGCAGCATCACGATGAAACCGGCCAGCACGACCATGCCCATCGCGTCCGGCCAGGACATGCGCGGCGCGAGCTGGAGGGCGACGACCGTGTTCACGCCGAGGCCCGCCGCCAGCGCGATCGGCACATTGCCGATGACGCCCATGAGGAGCGTGGTGAAGGCGGCGGTGATCACGGTCGCGGTGACCAGCTGGCCGTAGTCCAGCTGATGCCCGTACATGTCCTTCGCACTGCTCAGGATGATCGGGTTCAGCACGATGATGTACGCCATCGCGAAGAAGGTGGCGAACCCGCCCCGGATCTCACGCGACAGCGTGCTGCCGCGCTCGGTGATCCGAAAGTAGCGATCGAAGGAGCCCTGCGGAGACTGCGGGGACCGCACGGACCGCCCGGACTGCGGGGACTGCGGGGACATAAGAGACCTCATCCCCAACGGGGAAGGGCGGACACCCACCGGTCACCCACGCACCATTGGAGTTTTCTACGAACAGAAGTAGCCAGCCAGAAACCGTTTCAGTATGAACATACATTGCGGGGAACACCATCTCCGCGCGTAGACCCGCGCGCCTCGTAAGCTGTGCCCCATGGCGAAGTGGACCCCCAAGCACGAGGCACCGGAGCCCCTTGAGGGCCCCGTGGTGCCGGTCATCATCGGCGGCACGATCCTCTGGCTCGTCCTCTTCGTCGTCCAGCTCCCCTTCTACGGCTGGTTCGAGGACCACG of Streptomyces phaeolivaceus contains these proteins:
- a CDS encoding NCS2 family permease, with product MSPQSPQSGRSVRSPQSPQGSFDRYFRITERGSTLSREIRGGFATFFAMAYIIVLNPIILSSAKDMYGHQLDYGQLVTATVITAAFTTLLMGVIGNVPIALAAGLGVNTVVALQLAPRMSWPDAMGMVVLAGFIVMLLVATGLRERVMNAVPLSLRKGISIGIGLFIMLIGLVDSGFVTRIPDAAHTTVPLQLGADGHLNGWPVLVFVLGALLTLALIVRKVPGAILISIVAMTLLAVVIEAVAKLPAGSWGLTTPKWPGNPVATPDFGLIGEVSLFGGFSKVGVLTGVLFVFTVLLSCFFDAMGTIMGVGDEAKLTDADGQMPGINKVLFVDGIAVAAGGASSSSATTCFVESTAGVGEGARTGFANVVTGALFAVALFLTPVATMVPSQAATPALLAVGFLILANSVREIDWADYTIAIPAFVTMVMMPFTYSITNGIGMGFLTFVVLRLAAGRGREVPVAMYVVAAVFGFYYLMPALGLT